Proteins encoded within one genomic window of Chloroflexota bacterium:
- a CDS encoding 30S ribosomal protein S18 has protein sequence MPPAPRAKKRDSYFRDSRRRKVCAFCADKTALIDYKEVNRLRRYLSERAKIEPRRKTGTCAGHQRELAVALKRARIVALLPYAPQHLRP, from the coding sequence ATGCCACCCGCCCCACGCGCGAAGAAGCGCGACTCGTACTTCCGCGACAGTCGCCGCCGCAAGGTCTGTGCGTTCTGTGCGGACAAGACGGCGCTGATCGACTACAAGGAAGTGAACCGTCTCCGCCGCTACCTGTCGGAGCGAGCGAAGATCGAACCGCGCCGCAAGACCGGCACGTGTGCCGGACACCAGCGCGAGCTCGCGGTCGCCCTGAAGCGCGCCCGCATCGTGGCCCTGCTGCCGTACGCCCCCCAGCACCTCCGCCCGTGA
- a CDS encoding class I tRNA ligase family protein yields MFEPVSPKPDLIAQEHEILAQWTERRTFARLRAQNAGGPRWSFLDGPITANNPMGVHHAWGRTYKDVFQRFHAMLGEDERWQNGFDCQGLWVEVNVERDLGFTSKRDIEAFGIAEFVSLCKQRVLTFAARQTEQSIRLGYWMDWNDPDELRRLRDLLAAEPAAVVTIDGPDGPVTDSVEMLVGRLGMPELGGSYFTFSNENNDLIWGFLAECHRRGWLYKGHDSMPWCARCGTGLSQMEMNEGYQDREDPGLTVKLPLVDRPGEALLVWTTTPWTLTSNVAAAVGPDLRYVRVRQGDDVYWIGRGTIRTALDGAFEILEERFGRELVGWRYEGPFDELPAVREAFAAGTRDLPGEPYVHRVVAWDEVGEAEGTGIVHVAPGCGSEDFQLGRALGLPVVAPLDDNGIVVHGFGAFTGRDVRDVAEPIVERMRHDGRFYRLETIVHRYPHCWRCGTPLVFRLVDEWYISMGPVYDRPREQLTRDEIEASLRYQIMEVVDGIRWIPGFGYERELDWLLNMHDWMISKKRYYGLALPIYDCRGCGTFDVVGGRDELRERAIDGWEAFEGHTPHRPYIDAVRITCRGCGAPVERIRDVGNPWLDAGIVPFSTLHFREDPTYWAQWFPADFITESFPGQFRNWFYAMLAMGTVLRREAPFTTIFGYATLFGEDGRPMHKSAGNAIEFDEAAERMGVDVMRWMYAAARPEDNIPFGWHAADEARRGLLILWNVYAFFVTHARLAGWEPTSGVPPVVERSALDRWILSRAAGTAARAGDRLRAYDAREATIAIEQFVDDLSTWYLRRSRRRLDRAEATADRDAAFATLHAALVAVVGLLAPILPFLTESIYGNLVARLDPAAPDSVHLTAWPEAALASARDEPLESAMATARRAAELVRTLRSGAGIRLRQPLARMWLALPGGDLVEREALLGLIADEVNVKRIELIKDGSALVDRRVKPLLPRIGRRLGAIIPAVMAAARTGDVEFVADGSVRLAGVTLAPDEVEIQAVPRPGTAVADDDGLVVVIDTELTPELIAEGDARELQRAIQDLRKDAELALTDRIELWLDGVTSAVVPHLDAVAAETLADLVTIGPAPTGVATASVHLDDGDVRIGLGRHRSAASGRAGRPA; encoded by the coding sequence TTGTTCGAGCCGGTCAGCCCCAAGCCCGACCTCATCGCCCAGGAACACGAGATCCTCGCCCAGTGGACGGAGCGCCGGACCTTCGCCCGGCTGCGCGCTCAGAACGCCGGCGGGCCGCGCTGGAGCTTCCTCGACGGTCCGATCACCGCGAACAACCCGATGGGTGTCCACCACGCGTGGGGCCGGACCTACAAGGACGTCTTCCAGCGCTTCCACGCGATGCTCGGCGAGGACGAGCGCTGGCAGAACGGCTTCGATTGCCAGGGCCTGTGGGTCGAGGTGAACGTCGAGCGAGATCTGGGCTTCACCTCGAAGCGGGACATCGAGGCGTTCGGCATCGCTGAGTTCGTGTCCCTGTGCAAGCAGCGCGTCCTCACGTTCGCCGCCCGCCAGACCGAACAGTCCATCCGCCTCGGCTACTGGATGGACTGGAACGACCCGGACGAGCTCCGTCGTCTGCGCGACCTCCTCGCCGCCGAGCCGGCGGCGGTCGTGACGATCGACGGCCCGGACGGGCCGGTCACCGATTCCGTCGAGATGCTCGTCGGGCGACTCGGCATGCCCGAGCTCGGCGGCAGCTATTTCACCTTCAGCAACGAGAACAACGACCTCATCTGGGGCTTCCTCGCCGAGTGCCACCGACGCGGCTGGCTCTACAAGGGCCACGATTCGATGCCGTGGTGCGCGCGCTGCGGGACGGGCCTCTCGCAGATGGAGATGAACGAGGGATACCAGGACCGTGAGGACCCCGGCCTCACGGTGAAGCTTCCGCTCGTGGACCGTCCGGGCGAGGCACTCCTCGTCTGGACGACCACCCCGTGGACGCTCACCTCGAACGTGGCCGCGGCCGTGGGACCGGATCTGCGCTACGTCCGGGTCCGCCAGGGGGACGACGTCTATTGGATCGGGCGCGGGACGATCCGGACGGCCCTCGACGGCGCGTTCGAGATCCTCGAGGAGCGATTCGGTCGCGAGCTGGTCGGATGGCGGTACGAGGGGCCCTTCGATGAGCTCCCGGCGGTCCGCGAGGCCTTCGCCGCGGGCACCCGCGACCTGCCCGGCGAGCCGTACGTCCATCGGGTCGTCGCCTGGGACGAGGTCGGTGAGGCGGAGGGCACCGGAATCGTCCACGTCGCTCCCGGTTGCGGATCGGAGGACTTCCAGCTCGGACGAGCCCTCGGCCTGCCGGTCGTCGCGCCACTCGACGACAACGGGATCGTGGTCCACGGGTTCGGCGCCTTCACCGGTCGCGATGTCCGCGACGTCGCCGAACCGATCGTCGAGCGCATGCGGCACGATGGCCGCTTCTATCGCCTCGAGACCATCGTCCACCGCTATCCGCACTGCTGGCGCTGCGGCACGCCGCTCGTCTTCCGACTCGTCGACGAGTGGTACATCAGCATGGGACCGGTGTACGACCGGCCGCGCGAGCAGCTGACCCGCGACGAGATCGAGGCGAGCCTCCGCTACCAGATCATGGAGGTGGTCGACGGCATCCGCTGGATCCCCGGGTTTGGCTACGAGCGGGAGCTCGACTGGCTCCTCAACATGCACGACTGGATGATCAGCAAGAAGCGGTACTACGGGCTCGCCCTGCCGATCTACGACTGTCGCGGCTGCGGCACGTTCGACGTGGTCGGCGGGCGGGACGAGCTCCGGGAGCGGGCGATCGACGGCTGGGAGGCCTTCGAGGGGCACACACCGCATCGACCGTACATCGACGCGGTGCGCATCACCTGCCGGGGCTGCGGCGCGCCCGTCGAGCGGATCCGCGACGTGGGGAATCCGTGGCTCGACGCCGGCATCGTGCCGTTCTCGACGCTCCATTTCCGCGAGGACCCGACGTACTGGGCGCAGTGGTTCCCGGCGGACTTCATCACGGAGAGCTTCCCCGGCCAGTTCCGCAACTGGTTCTACGCGATGCTCGCCATGGGCACCGTCCTGCGCCGCGAGGCGCCGTTCACGACGATCTTCGGCTATGCGACCCTCTTCGGCGAGGACGGCCGGCCGATGCACAAGAGCGCCGGCAACGCGATCGAGTTCGACGAGGCGGCCGAGCGGATGGGCGTCGACGTCATGCGCTGGATGTACGCCGCCGCCCGCCCCGAGGACAACATCCCCTTCGGCTGGCACGCCGCGGACGAGGCGCGTCGCGGACTGCTCATCCTGTGGAACGTCTACGCCTTCTTCGTCACCCACGCGCGACTCGCCGGCTGGGAGCCGACCAGTGGCGTTCCGCCGGTGGTCGAGCGGAGCGCGCTGGACCGCTGGATCCTCTCGCGAGCCGCCGGCACGGCCGCCCGGGCGGGAGACCGGCTCCGCGCCTACGACGCGCGCGAGGCCACGATCGCGATCGAGCAGTTCGTCGACGACCTCTCCACCTGGTATCTCCGCCGTTCGCGCCGACGACTTGATAGGGCGGAGGCCACGGCGGACCGCGACGCGGCGTTCGCGACGCTCCACGCGGCGCTCGTCGCCGTGGTTGGTCTCCTCGCCCCGATCCTGCCGTTCCTCACCGAGTCGATCTACGGCAATCTCGTGGCCCGGCTGGACCCGGCCGCCCCGGACAGCGTCCACCTCACGGCCTGGCCGGAAGCGGCCCTCGCATCCGCTCGCGACGAGCCACTCGAGTCGGCGATGGCCACCGCCCGTCGGGCCGCCGAGCTCGTCCGGACCCTCCGCAGCGGTGCCGGCATCCGGCTCCGCCAGCCCCTCGCCCGGATGTGGCTGGCACTGCCTGGCGGCGATCTCGTCGAGCGCGAGGCGCTCCTCGGCCTCATCGCCGATGAGGTGAATGTCAAGCGGATCGAACTCATCAAGGACGGTTCGGCCCTCGTCGACCGACGGGTCAAGCCGCTCCTGCCGCGGATCGGCAGGCGCCTCGGAGCGATCATTCCGGCGGTCATGGCGGCGGCCCGGACGGGCGACGTCGAGTTCGTCGCCGACGGTTCGGTCCGGCTCGCCGGCGTGACGCTCGCGCCGGATGAAGTGGAGATCCAGGCGGTCCCGCGGCCCGGTACCGCGGTGGCCGACGACGACGGGCTCGTCGTCGTCATCGACACCGAGCTCACCCCGGAGCTCATCGCCGAAGGCGACGCGCGCGAGCTCCAGCGGGCGATCCAGGACCTTCGCAAGGATGCCGAGCTCGCGCTGACGGATCGCATCGAGCTCTGGCTCGATGGGGTGACGTCCGCCGTCGTGCCGCACCTCGACGCCGTCGCAGCCGAGACGCTCGCGGACCTCGTCACGATCGGGCCGGCCCCGACCGGCGTTGCGACGGCGAGCGTGCACCTCGACGACGGCGACGTCCGGATCGGGCTCGGGAGGCACCGCTCCGCCGCCTCCGGTCGCGCGGGTCGGCCCGCATGA
- the rpsF gene encoding 30S ribosomal protein S6, with protein sequence MRRYELMLVIRPDVPDERSQVVMDRTTRGIVAAGGSIVKVSPWGRRRLAYQIDRFREGSYHIIVFEAPADAIAELEHGLLITEEVIRHLVTRDERPIRASRRDGGPDEVDAGPPVDEPDDEDVTERIDESESEAAPAAID encoded by the coding sequence ATGCGTCGCTATGAGCTCATGCTCGTGATCCGGCCGGACGTGCCGGACGAGCGGTCCCAGGTGGTGATGGATCGCACGACCCGCGGCATCGTCGCCGCCGGTGGCTCGATCGTCAAGGTCTCGCCATGGGGCCGCCGCCGCCTCGCGTACCAGATCGACCGGTTTCGCGAAGGTTCCTACCACATCATCGTCTTCGAGGCACCGGCCGATGCCATCGCCGAGCTCGAGCACGGCCTGCTCATCACCGAGGAGGTCATCCGCCACCTCGTCACCCGTGACGAGCGCCCGATCCGGGCATCGCGTCGCGATGGCGGCCCCGACGAAGTCGATGCCGGCCCGCCGGTCGACGAGCCCGACGACGAGGACGTGACTGAACGGATCGACGAGTCGGAGAGCGAAGCCGCTCCGGCCGCGATCGACTGA
- a CDS encoding AAA family ATPase: MPANRILLLDTDPGSSLVISGVLTAVGHTVVAVTDSSDAFRQAREHDLVIIDVVAAEPTATEVCREIRATPSLAAVPVLCISQTDDVEDRIRFLEAGADDVMARPFDARELEARVEALLLRFRRTRDLAPSAAVAPADHPVRRIVTVFSPKGGVGTTTIAVNVALAAARRHPKRTLLIDLVRQFGQVATHLDLTVRHTLADVVRAESSLREPETLRSFVTHYDGGLDVLPAITYPDLTNLVTAAHVEALLETAASAYDAVVVDGGSVLDQPALAALDGADSVIFAVHPEIAALKALHSLLDVLGELGSVGAKATFVLNDAFAKEILKMRDIEGALGTRIAAELPYDPFLYLKAVNEGVPIIRGAPRSLAAERLSRLADLVFEAGAGATVATPSADDRKAKRLGGLLRRT; encoded by the coding sequence GTGCCGGCCAACCGCATCCTCCTCCTCGACACCGATCCGGGCTCGTCCCTCGTCATCTCCGGGGTCCTGACCGCCGTCGGCCACACGGTCGTCGCCGTCACCGACAGCTCGGATGCCTTCCGCCAGGCCCGCGAGCACGATCTCGTCATCATCGATGTCGTCGCCGCGGAGCCGACCGCCACCGAGGTATGCCGGGAGATCCGGGCGACTCCGTCGCTCGCGGCCGTCCCGGTCCTGTGCATCAGCCAGACCGACGACGTCGAGGATCGGATCAGGTTCCTCGAGGCGGGCGCGGACGACGTCATGGCCAGGCCCTTCGATGCCCGCGAGCTCGAGGCGCGGGTCGAGGCCCTCCTCCTCCGCTTCCGGCGGACGCGGGATCTCGCCCCGAGCGCCGCCGTGGCGCCCGCAGACCACCCGGTCCGGCGGATCGTCACCGTGTTCTCGCCCAAGGGCGGTGTGGGGACCACGACGATCGCGGTCAATGTCGCCCTGGCCGCGGCCCGCAGGCACCCGAAGCGGACCCTCCTCATCGACCTCGTGCGCCAGTTCGGACAGGTCGCGACCCACCTCGACCTCACCGTGCGTCACACGCTCGCCGATGTAGTCCGGGCCGAGTCCTCGCTCCGCGAGCCGGAGACGCTCCGCTCGTTCGTCACCCACTACGACGGTGGCCTCGACGTCCTCCCCGCGATCACCTATCCCGACCTGACGAACCTCGTGACCGCGGCCCACGTGGAGGCGCTGCTCGAGACGGCGGCGAGCGCCTACGACGCTGTCGTGGTCGACGGCGGCTCGGTCCTCGACCAACCCGCGCTCGCCGCCCTCGACGGAGCGGACAGCGTCATCTTCGCCGTCCACCCGGAGATCGCCGCCCTCAAGGCCCTCCACTCCCTCCTCGACGTCCTCGGCGAGCTCGGCTCGGTCGGGGCGAAGGCGACGTTCGTCCTCAACGACGCGTTCGCCAAGGAGATCCTCAAGATGCGCGACATCGAGGGCGCACTCGGCACGAGGATCGCCGCCGAGCTCCCGTACGATCCGTTCCTCTACCTCAAGGCGGTGAACGAGGGGGTGCCGATCATCCGGGGCGCCCCGCGATCGCTCGCCGCCGAGCGACTCTCCCGGCTCGCGGACCTCGTCTTCGAGGCAGGCGCCGGCGCCACGGTCGCCACGCCGTCCGCAGACGACAGGAAGGCGAAGCGGCTCGGGGGACTCCTCCGCCGGACCTGA
- a CDS encoding LCP family protein, whose translation MSQPKGQLPRHRSAFAAAFLSLVFPGLGHAYAGAYARALGFAAAPLLGLSLALGIGLRVSLFELAGVALQYLWLIQLLNVLTLGYRIVAAVDAHQVATYMNALETSGGGRLGRPRLGRDPLSIAGLAAVLIVMSGVHVAVAYYDVQAQDLVNCVFDPSGTASCDSSRTGNATGSAAPSGNPSSAPSAASIAGSAAPGAMPAPAESAKLWTGGRLNILLLGVDQRPKDATFNTDTMIVASIDPTTKQVALFSLPRDTVGVPLPPGPAQAVFGATFQCKINSLWTAAQQRPDLFPGNDQQRGFLALKDTLGYVFGLDIPYYVEVNFNGFRQLVDSVGGVTINVQFPVLDDNFPGDRGDPIRVYIPAGIQHMTGAQALVYARSRHGSTDYDRSQRQQRVLLSLKDQTDVNALIPRIPDLVAALKQTVHTDIPVSQLPALLQLAGGVDTTNVRSYVFSPPLYGQHVFDTCGDSNTLYVAKVRQAVKDAFSANPTNEAQKEQVAAEGATVWVLNGSGRNGQAANVAGYLTFQGVNASAPSQQPPTSPSATEIVVYNGAEQKDPATVALLEKVFGVKATLVNDPTARVNIVVTTGRTTPDLTPPPAP comes from the coding sequence ATGTCGCAACCGAAGGGCCAGCTGCCCCGCCACCGGTCAGCCTTCGCGGCGGCGTTCCTCTCCCTCGTCTTCCCGGGGCTCGGTCACGCGTATGCCGGCGCCTATGCGCGGGCGCTCGGATTCGCTGCGGCACCGCTGCTCGGCCTCTCGCTCGCCCTCGGCATTGGCCTGCGGGTGAGTCTCTTCGAGCTCGCCGGCGTCGCCCTCCAGTACCTCTGGCTCATCCAGCTCCTCAACGTCCTTACCCTCGGTTACCGGATCGTCGCCGCCGTCGACGCCCACCAGGTGGCGACATACATGAACGCCCTCGAGACCTCCGGCGGCGGCCGCCTCGGACGGCCGCGGCTCGGCCGCGATCCGCTGTCCATCGCCGGCCTCGCGGCGGTGCTCATCGTCATGTCCGGGGTCCACGTCGCGGTCGCCTACTACGACGTCCAGGCGCAGGACCTCGTGAACTGCGTGTTCGATCCGAGCGGCACCGCCAGCTGTGACAGCAGCCGGACCGGGAACGCCACCGGCTCGGCCGCCCCAAGCGGGAACCCGTCGTCCGCACCGAGCGCGGCATCGATCGCCGGCTCGGCCGCCCCCGGAGCCATGCCGGCTCCGGCGGAGTCGGCGAAGCTGTGGACCGGCGGCCGGCTCAACATCCTGCTGCTCGGCGTCGATCAGCGGCCGAAGGACGCGACATTCAACACGGACACGATGATCGTCGCGAGCATCGACCCCACGACGAAGCAGGTCGCGCTGTTCAGCCTGCCCCGCGACACGGTCGGCGTGCCGCTTCCGCCCGGCCCGGCACAGGCCGTCTTCGGTGCCACGTTCCAATGCAAGATCAACAGCCTCTGGACCGCCGCCCAGCAGCGCCCCGACCTCTTCCCCGGCAATGACCAGCAGCGGGGATTCCTCGCCCTCAAGGACACGCTCGGCTACGTGTTCGGCCTCGACATCCCGTACTACGTCGAGGTGAACTTCAACGGCTTCCGGCAGCTCGTGGACTCCGTCGGCGGGGTGACGATCAATGTCCAGTTCCCGGTCCTCGACGACAACTTCCCGGGCGACCGGGGGGACCCGATCCGGGTCTACATCCCGGCCGGGATCCAGCACATGACCGGTGCCCAGGCCCTCGTCTACGCCCGATCGCGGCACGGGTCGACGGACTACGACCGGTCGCAGCGCCAGCAGCGGGTCCTGCTCTCGCTGAAGGATCAGACGGACGTCAACGCCCTCATCCCGCGTATCCCCGACCTCGTCGCGGCCCTGAAGCAGACGGTCCACACGGACATCCCGGTGAGCCAGCTTCCGGCGCTGCTCCAGCTCGCGGGCGGCGTCGACACGACGAATGTCCGCTCGTACGTGTTCTCGCCGCCCCTCTACGGCCAGCACGTCTTCGACACGTGCGGCGACAGCAACACGCTGTACGTCGCCAAGGTGCGCCAGGCGGTGAAGGACGCCTTCAGCGCCAATCCGACGAACGAGGCGCAGAAGGAGCAGGTCGCCGCCGAGGGAGCCACCGTCTGGGTCCTCAACGGCTCTGGCCGGAATGGACAGGCGGCCAACGTCGCCGGCTATCTCACCTTCCAGGGCGTGAACGCGTCAGCGCCGAGTCAGCAGCCGCCGACGAGCCCCTCGGCGACGGAGATCGTCGTCTACAACGGTGCCGAACAGAAGGATCCGGCCACGGTGGCGCTCCTCGAGAAGGTCTTCGGCGTTAAGGCAACCCTCGTGAACGATCCGACCGCGCGGGTCAACATCGTCGTCACGACGGGCCGGACGACGCCGGATCTGACGCCGCCGCCCGCGCCGTAG
- a CDS encoding branched-chain amino acid transaminase, translating into MITDHAPAAAAATTPASAAAGAPRDLDDLIAYFEGAHVPLREAKVSIMTHAFMYGTATFEGIRAYWNAERGQLYGVFVREHAERIRDSAKILLMDPVPSADDLTAIIVETAGRNRFREDAYIRPSFYKSTRAIGVKLHHLAHELYVIAVPFGDYVDTARGIRIMTSSWRRNADEALPARGKIVGGYVNMAFQKSEAELNGFDEALVLTPSGHASEASAANLFVVRDGVLLTPPVSDDILEGITRAALLRLAADLGIPTEIRSIDRSELYVADEVFLCGTGVQVSPVVEVDHRAVGNGAVGPIAAAIRSRYFEAVRGRLPEYQDWLTPIDEVD; encoded by the coding sequence ATGATCACCGACCACGCCCCGGCGGCGGCAGCCGCGACGACGCCTGCATCCGCAGCGGCGGGCGCCCCGCGCGACCTCGACGATCTCATCGCCTATTTCGAGGGCGCGCATGTGCCGCTGCGTGAGGCGAAGGTCAGCATCATGACCCACGCCTTCATGTACGGGACGGCCACCTTCGAGGGAATCCGGGCGTACTGGAACGCGGAGCGCGGCCAGCTCTACGGCGTCTTCGTCCGCGAGCACGCCGAGCGGATCCGCGACTCGGCGAAGATCCTGCTCATGGACCCCGTGCCCTCGGCGGACGACCTGACCGCCATCATCGTCGAGACGGCGGGTCGGAACCGGTTCCGCGAGGACGCCTACATCCGCCCGTCGTTCTACAAGAGCACGCGGGCGATCGGCGTGAAGCTCCATCATCTCGCCCACGAGCTGTACGTCATCGCCGTGCCCTTCGGCGACTATGTCGATACCGCGCGCGGGATACGGATCATGACCTCTTCGTGGCGCCGCAATGCGGACGAGGCGCTCCCCGCCCGTGGCAAGATCGTCGGCGGCTACGTGAACATGGCCTTCCAGAAGAGCGAGGCGGAGCTCAACGGCTTCGACGAGGCGCTCGTTCTCACGCCGAGCGGTCACGCGTCCGAAGCGTCGGCGGCGAACCTGTTCGTCGTCCGCGACGGAGTCCTCCTCACGCCGCCGGTGTCCGATGACATCCTCGAGGGGATCACCCGCGCGGCACTCCTCCGGCTTGCCGCCGACCTCGGGATCCCGACCGAGATCAGGTCGATCGACCGTTCGGAGCTCTACGTGGCGGACGAGGTCTTCCTGTGCGGCACCGGAGTCCAGGTGAGTCCCGTCGTCGAGGTCGATCACCGGGCCGTCGGCAACGGCGCGGTCGGACCGATCGCGGCCGCGATCCGGAGCCGCTACTTCGAAGCGGTGCGCGGGCGGCTGCCCGAGTATCAGGACTGGCTGACCCCGATCGACGAGGTCGACTGA
- a CDS encoding M48 family metalloprotease: MTTTFYSEIAHNKRQSVLLAIVVAALLGLLGFAIGYAFTGTATGGLAATLIAVAIAGLASIGSYSAGDKLVLATSQAREVDEAGAPQLFNIVRELTIAAGLPMPRLYVIDDSAPNAFATGRDPQHASIAVTSGLVEKMNREELQGVLGHELSHVRNYDIRFTLLVGVLVGGVALLSDFFLRWTFWFGGGRRSRNDNQGGGGGGLQAIFFVIAIVLAILAPIASQLVQLAVSRQREYLADASSVQLTRNPHGLERALATIASDRDVLEVASRATQHLYFTNPIKKFESRSAGLMSTHPPIVDRINRLRELTGEAPLDPADTTALTGLD; encoded by the coding sequence ATGACCACCACCTTCTACAGCGAGATCGCCCACAACAAGCGGCAGTCGGTCCTGCTCGCGATCGTCGTCGCGGCGCTCCTCGGCCTCCTCGGCTTCGCCATCGGCTATGCCTTCACGGGCACGGCGACCGGCGGCCTCGCGGCGACGCTCATCGCCGTCGCCATCGCCGGTCTCGCCTCGATCGGGTCGTACTCGGCGGGTGACAAGCTCGTGCTCGCCACGTCCCAGGCACGGGAGGTCGACGAGGCGGGTGCGCCGCAGCTGTTCAACATCGTCCGCGAGCTGACGATCGCCGCCGGCCTCCCGATGCCGCGCCTCTATGTCATCGACGACAGCGCTCCGAACGCCTTCGCGACCGGCCGCGATCCCCAACACGCATCGATCGCCGTCACCTCCGGTCTCGTCGAGAAGATGAACCGCGAGGAGCTCCAGGGCGTTCTCGGCCACGAGCTGTCGCACGTCCGGAACTACGACATCCGGTTCACCCTCCTCGTCGGCGTGCTCGTCGGCGGCGTCGCGCTCCTGTCCGACTTCTTCCTGCGCTGGACGTTCTGGTTTGGCGGCGGCCGGCGCTCGCGGAACGACAACCAGGGCGGCGGCGGGGGAGGGCTGCAGGCGATCTTCTTCGTCATCGCGATCGTCCTCGCGATCCTCGCTCCGATCGCCTCGCAGCTCGTGCAGCTCGCGGTCAGCCGTCAGCGGGAGTACCTCGCGGACGCGTCGTCCGTGCAGCTGACCCGGAATCCGCACGGCCTCGAGCGGGCCCTCGCCACGATCGCAAGCGATCGCGATGTCCTCGAGGTCGCGTCGCGGGCGACCCAGCACCTGTACTTCACGAACCCGATCAAGAAGTTCGAATCCCGATCCGCCGGGCTGATGTCCACCCACCCGCCGATCGTCGACCGCATCAACCGCCTCCGCGAGCTCACCGGTGAGGCACCGCTCGACCCGGCCGACACGACCGCCCTCACGGGGCTCGACTGA
- a CDS encoding sodium:calcium antiporter, producing the protein MDLVILAIAFATILLGAELFTNGIEWFGHKLELAEGAVGSVLAAVGTALPETMIPLIAILVTGSEASNEVGVGAILGAPFMLSTLAMFVTGIAVLVTARGRSSGDLMPVSTEVLGHDMRYFAVAYGLAVGVAFVPAGVEWPRWVAAIVLVGLYGHYVWGHLRAEATVGDPELLAPLRLHRLDRTAPAHLTTPRLRIVSLQVLVALACIVLGAYAFVGAVEDLARTLGVQQALLALVIAPIATELPEKFNSVIWIRQGKDTLAMGNITGAMVFQATIPTVVALVFASSHWAVTAGSTLAFASAGIAFLSSALIFIPMTLRGRLRGRHLLTGGVFYLGYIALVVANLRTG; encoded by the coding sequence ATGGATCTCGTCATCCTGGCCATCGCGTTCGCGACGATCCTCCTCGGCGCGGAACTGTTCACGAACGGGATCGAGTGGTTCGGTCACAAGCTCGAGCTCGCCGAGGGAGCCGTGGGCTCGGTCCTCGCCGCCGTGGGGACGGCGCTGCCCGAGACGATGATCCCGCTCATCGCGATCCTCGTCACCGGCTCGGAGGCGTCCAACGAGGTCGGCGTCGGAGCGATCCTCGGCGCGCCGTTCATGCTCTCGACGCTCGCGATGTTCGTCACCGGGATCGCCGTCCTCGTCACCGCCCGGGGCCGGTCGAGCGGGGATCTCATGCCCGTCTCGACCGAGGTCCTCGGCCATGACATGCGGTACTTCGCCGTCGCGTACGGGCTCGCCGTCGGTGTGGCATTCGTCCCGGCGGGTGTCGAGTGGCCGCGCTGGGTGGCGGCGATCGTCCTCGTCGGCCTGTACGGCCACTACGTCTGGGGGCATCTCCGGGCCGAGGCGACCGTCGGCGACCCGGAGCTCCTCGCGCCGCTTCGGCTCCATCGCCTCGATCGAACCGCCCCGGCGCACCTCACCACGCCCCGCCTGCGGATCGTCAGTCTCCAGGTTCTCGTGGCGCTCGCGTGCATTGTCCTCGGCGCCTACGCGTTCGTGGGGGCCGTCGAGGACCTCGCCCGCACGCTCGGCGTCCAGCAGGCGCTGCTCGCCCTCGTCATCGCCCCGATCGCGACGGAGCTGCCGGAGAAGTTCAACAGCGTGATCTGGATCCGGCAGGGCAAGGACACCCTGGCGATGGGCAACATCACCGGGGCGATGGTCTTCCAGGCGACGATCCCGACGGTGGTCGCCCTCGTCTTTGCCTCGAGTCACTGGGCCGTGACGGCCGGCTCGACGCTCGCCTTCGCGTCGGCCGGCATCGCCTTCCTCTCGTCGGCGCTGATCTTCATCCCGATGACACTGCGCGGCCGACTCCGTGGCCGGCACCTCCTCACCGGCGGCGTGTTCTACCTCGGCTACATCGCACTCGTCGTCGCCAACCTTCGGACCGGCTGA
- a CDS encoding single-stranded DNA-binding protein, whose amino-acid sequence MSLNKAMIIGNLGRDPEMRYTPNGQAVTQFTVAVNRNFKGQDGEWQEETEWFRVVAWGQTGERAAEHLRKGGKVYVEGRIQTRQWEDQSGQKRYTTELIADRVTNLERRPREDGDPGFAPRNASRPEGSSGPSASPGEAASSGPGASSGPAGAPADDLDRADLDDLPF is encoded by the coding sequence ATGTCGCTCAACAAGGCGATGATCATCGGCAATCTGGGCCGGGATCCCGAGATGCGGTACACACCGAACGGTCAGGCCGTCACCCAGTTCACCGTCGCCGTCAACCGCAACTTCAAGGGCCAGGACGGCGAATGGCAGGAGGAGACGGAATGGTTCCGGGTCGTCGCCTGGGGCCAGACGGGCGAACGAGCCGCGGAGCATCTCCGCAAGGGTGGGAAGGTCTACGTTGAAGGCCGGATCCAGACCCGCCAGTGGGAGGATCAATCCGGCCAGAAGCGGTACACGACGGAGCTTATCGCGGACCGCGTGACGAATCTCGAACGACGCCCGCGCGAGGACGGCGACCCCGGCTTCGCGCCGCGGAACGCCAGCCGGCCGGAGGGTTCGAGCGGCCCGAGTGCCTCGCCCGGCGAGGCTGCCTCGAGCGGGCCCGGCGCCTCGAGCGGCCCGGCCGGGGCGCCCGCCGACGATCTCGACCGGGCCGACCTCGACGACCTCCCATTCTGA